A genomic stretch from Salarias fasciatus chromosome 10, fSalaFa1.1, whole genome shotgun sequence includes:
- the LOC115395681 gene encoding uncharacterized protein LOC115395681, translating into MGRRAADLTTPVPVLGVPALVGVRAWKTTGADRAGGALLQAWGLQCSVGVQTSPGISRLPTQLTGTLSDSITQTSSSYINKETEYKELLLLTKTDKEKKAILKLKSGESKTKKEVTFKALGGEASKDVTCCQRNSGGTYCFAKAIKTNPHVVGNVTNSRSKAAARYVNGSVVDSEAIGGISVDSDEAEPTKNASCRGREQTRLQGHYADEAGKTLPLSAARPFGVSQKVCNNCGGRQSASTGAATFRDTYLEEKPLKSGLSSLLTNTHFHMPPIDKNFKKSQQISESTDKRMQLTDTSQILYVNEELRYRKTPHPACPVHSRGNPDGWPHSSSSSSSSASIQPSAFLQAKTITVTQATIEPRYEPSVKCSPKTSQERKIPRPTSLTLGPQMATATKTNNPHSHTYPKLPKTAQHSSTRPNLPRDVCVSVHAAPESTLSPPSHLYTTATGPGSTSSTSTHRGIINSVVTTTESLAAETKAKYETLHSHCVKVS; encoded by the exons ATGGGGAGACGGGCGGCTGACCTGACGACTCCGGTTCCGGTTCTGGGCGTCCCTGCCCTGGTCGGGGTGCGTGCGTGGAAGACGACGGGggcagacagagcaggaggagcccTGCTGCAAGCGTGGGGACTTCAGTGCAGCGTGGGCGTGCAGACGTCCCCGGGGATAAGCAGACTGCCCACCCAGCTAACTGGTACGCTCTCAGATAGCATTACTCAAACATCCAGCAGCTATATTAACAAGGAAACGGAGTACAAAGAGTTACTACTGTTAACAAAGACTGACAAGGAGAAAAAGgctattttaaaactgaaaagtggGGAATCCAAGACCAAAAAAGAAGTGACTTTCAAAGCACTTGGAGGTGAGGCCTCTAAGGACGTGACCTGCTGTCAGAGAAACAGTGGCGGGACGTACTGCTTTGCCAAGGCAATCAAGACCAATCCACACGTCGTAGGGAACGTAACCAACTCGAGATCGAAAGCTGCCGCCCGCTACGTCAATGGCAGCGTGGTGGATTCAGAGGCGATCGGTGGAATCAGTGTTGATAGCGACGAGGCGGAGCCCACAAAGAATGCGAGCTGTCGTGGAAGAGAGCAAACCAGACTGCAAGGTCATTATGCAGATGAGGCTGGGAAGACGCTGCCGCTATCTGCTGCCCGACCTTTCGGTGTGTCACAAAAAGTATGCAACAACTGCGGTGGGAGACAGTCTGCGAGCACCGGGGCTGCCACTTTCAGGGACACTTACCTTGAAGAGAAGCCACTAAAGTCGGGCCTCTCCTCGCTTTTAACGAACACCCATTTTCACATGCCCCCTATCGATAAAAACTTCAAGAAAAGCCAGCAAATCTCAGAAAGCACTGACAAAAGGATGCAATTGACAGACACTTCACAAATATTATATGTAAATGAAGAACTGCGGTATCGGAAAACACCACATCCTGCATGTCCAGTTCACTCAAGAGGAAATCCAGACGGTTGGCcccattcatcatcatcatcctcatcatcagcATCCATCCAGCCTTCAGCCTTCCTACAAGCTAAAACCATCACTGTCACTCAAGCCACTATTGAGCCCAGATATGAGCCCAGTGTGAAATGTTCTCCAAAGACCTCACAGGAAAGGAAGATCCCCCGTCCAACAAGTCTCACTTTGGGCCCTCAGATGGCCACggcaaccaaaacaaacaatccacattcacacacttacCCGAAGCTGCCCAAGACTGCACAACACAGCTCCACACGGCCTAATTTGCCTCGagatgtgtgtgtatctgtacATGCTGCACCTGAGAGTACCCTGTCACCGCCCTCTCATTTGTATACCACAGCCACAGGGCCTGGAAGTACATCCAGTACCAGCACACACAGAGGAATCATTAACTCTGTCGTGACAACCACTGAAAGCTTGGCTGCTGAAACCAAAGCTAAATACGAAACCCTACATTCA CACTGCGTCAAAGTCAGCTGA